In Desulfobaccales bacterium, a single window of DNA contains:
- a CDS encoding GNAT family N-acetyltransferase, protein MESPVVSLREAGPEDLDRAEALVREAYAEFRPEFSEEIWQKWLDNVSRAVHAPEGVLFLAEVAGELAGVVKFYPDARQSGLGRWPAGAASMRVPAVAPRFRGQGVGSLLVREVLRRARTLGIGTIYLYTGKFMHAARRLYEGLGFVRAPEFEKTPGPLAYRLELED, encoded by the coding sequence ATGGAGTCGCCGGTAGTCAGCCTCCGGGAGGCCGGGCCGGAGGATCTGGACCGGGCCGAGGCCCTGGTCCGGGAGGCCTATGCCGAATTCCGGCCCGAATTCTCTGAGGAGATCTGGCAGAAGTGGCTGGACAATGTCTCCCGGGCGGTGCACGCGCCGGAAGGGGTGCTCTTTCTGGCGGAGGTGGCCGGCGAGCTGGCCGGGGTGGTGAAGTTTTATCCCGACGCCCGCCAATCCGGCCTGGGAAGGTGGCCGGCGGGGGCGGCCTCCATGCGGGTGCCGGCGGTGGCGCCCCGCTTTCGGGGCCAGGGGGTGGGCAGCCTCCTGGTCAGGGAGGTTCTGAGGCGGGCCCGGACCTTGGGCATTGGCACCATTTACCTTTACACCGGGAAGTTCATGCACGCCGCCCGGCGGCTTTACGAAGGCCTGGGCTTTGTCCGGGCGCCGGAATTTGAGAAGACCCCCGGCCCCCTGGCCTACCGACTGGAGTTAGAAGATTAA
- the trpA gene encoding tryptophan synthase subunit alpha: MQRIERVFRRLRAAGEKALIPFITAGDPDLETSRRLALVMARRGADILELGIPFSDPLADGPTIQAASQRALQAGVTLPEVLKLAAQIRRESDIPLVLMGYYNPILQHGLTETAREAADCGVDGFIIPDLPLEEAEPWRRAALAAGVAPIFLAAPTSGAERIRRLGQLTRGFLYYVSITGITGARRELPPELVAALREVRTLVSCPVAVGFGISTPEQVAWLAPYVDGVVVGSAIVERVARLRGEALLQEIGDFVAALKEPLRPSGS; the protein is encoded by the coding sequence ATGCAGCGTATTGAGCGGGTGTTTCGGCGGTTGAGGGCCGCAGGGGAGAAGGCGCTCATTCCTTTTATCACGGCGGGGGATCCGGATCTGGAGACCAGCCGGCGGTTGGCGTTGGTCATGGCCCGGAGGGGGGCGGATATCCTGGAGTTGGGGATTCCCTTTTCGGATCCGTTGGCGGATGGGCCCACCATCCAGGCGGCGAGTCAGCGGGCTTTGCAGGCCGGGGTGACGTTGCCGGAGGTGTTGAAGCTGGCGGCGCAGATCCGCCGGGAGAGCGACATCCCGCTGGTGCTCATGGGGTATTACAACCCCATTTTGCAGCATGGGCTCACGGAGACGGCCCGGGAGGCGGCGGATTGCGGAGTGGATGGCTTCATCATCCCGGATCTGCCCCTGGAGGAGGCGGAGCCCTGGCGGCGGGCGGCGTTGGCGGCCGGGGTGGCGCCCATTTTTCTCGCCGCGCCCACCAGCGGGGCAGAGCGCATCCGGCGTTTGGGGCAGCTCACCCGGGGGTTCCTCTATTATGTCTCCATCACCGGCATCACCGGGGCCCGGCGGGAGTTGCCCCCGGAGCTGGTGGCGGCCCTCAGGGAGGTGCGCACGCTCGTCTCCTGTCCGGTGGCGGTGGGTTTCGGCATCTCCACCCCGGAGCAGGTGGCCTGGCTGGCGCCGTATGTGGACGGAGTGGTGGTGGGAAGCGCCATCGTGGAGCGGGTGGCCCGCCTTCGGGGCGAGGCCTTGCTTCAGGAGATCGGGGATTTCGTGGCGGCGTTGAAGGAGCCTTTGCGACCCTCGGGGTCTTAG
- the trpB gene encoding tryptophan synthase subunit beta: MLPDRRGHFGRYGGRFVPETLMPALLELEREYRRIRRDPEFRRELAWYLKEYVGRPTPLYFARHLTERLGGPKIYLKREDLAHTGAHKINNTMGQGLLARRMGKRRLIAETGAGQHGVATATVAALLGLECDIYMGTEDIRRQRLNVMRMRLLGARVVPVHSGSCTLKDAMNEAIRDWVTNVRHTYYVIGSVAGPHPYPMLVRDFQAVIGREARGQILRQAGKLPAALVACVGGGSNAMGLFYPFLNDPVRFVGVEAAGHGLESGHHSATLVAGTVGVLHGALSYLLQDPWGNIREAHSLAPGLDYPGVGPEHAFFKDRGRAEYVAVTDTEALDGFKLLAQTEGILPALESAHAIAYTTKLAKEYGPDDLIIINLSGRGDKDVEAVADILEQELAGGGPGN; this comes from the coding sequence ATGTTACCTGATCGGCGGGGGCATTTCGGCCGGTATGGCGGCCGGTTTGTGCCGGAGACCTTGATGCCGGCGTTGTTGGAGCTGGAGCGGGAGTACCGCCGCATCCGCCGGGATCCGGAGTTCCGGCGGGAGCTGGCCTGGTATTTGAAAGAATATGTGGGGCGGCCGACGCCGCTTTATTTTGCCCGGCACCTGACGGAGCGTCTGGGGGGGCCGAAGATCTATCTCAAGCGGGAAGATCTGGCCCACACCGGGGCGCACAAGATCAACAACACCATGGGCCAGGGGCTGTTGGCCCGGCGCATGGGGAAAAGGCGTCTCATTGCCGAAACCGGCGCCGGCCAGCACGGGGTGGCCACCGCCACGGTGGCGGCCCTTCTGGGCCTGGAGTGCGACATCTACATGGGCACCGAGGACATCCGCCGCCAGCGCCTCAATGTCATGCGCATGCGGCTTTTGGGAGCCCGGGTGGTGCCGGTGCATTCCGGCAGCTGCACCCTCAAGGACGCCATGAATGAAGCCATCCGGGATTGGGTGACCAACGTGCGGCACACCTACTACGTCATCGGCTCGGTGGCCGGGCCGCACCCCTACCCCATGCTGGTCCGAGACTTCCAGGCGGTCATCGGCCGGGAGGCCCGGGGCCAGATCCTGCGCCAGGCCGGGAAGCTCCCCGCCGCCCTGGTGGCCTGCGTGGGCGGCGGCAGTAACGCCATGGGGCTCTTCTACCCGTTTCTCAATGACCCGGTGCGCTTTGTGGGGGTGGAAGCCGCCGGCCACGGCCTGGAGAGCGGCCACCACTCCGCCACCCTGGTGGCCGGCACCGTGGGAGTGCTCCACGGCGCCCTGAGCTACCTCCTCCAGGACCCCTGGGGCAACATCCGGGAGGCCCACTCCCTGGCCCCTGGCTTGGACTACCCCGGCGTGGGCCCGGAACACGCCTTCTTCAAAGACCGGGGCCGGGCCGAATACGTGGCCGTCACTGACACCGAGGCCCTGGACGGCTTCAAACTCCTGGCCCAAACCGAGGGCATCCTCCCGGCCCTGGAAAGCGCCCACGCCATCGCCTACACCACCAAACTGGCCAAAGAATACGGCCCCGACGACCTTATCATCATCAACCTCTCCGGCCGGGGCGACAAAGACGTGGAAGCCGTAGCGGATATTTTGGAGCAGGAGCTGGCGGGGGGAGGGCCAGGGAACTGA